One region of Acidovorax sp. T1 genomic DNA includes:
- a CDS encoding site-specific integrase produces the protein MGFTVFFGAPDITERKGFGKVARIPCIFDSRPGYHRLGSQYLIDRGLGVWHPHSKVSSYPSGRPNETTLKNYAFWLVNFLEWTDVRGIDIDTCKYHDHVHGRYQSEMLTGTWSRDNRRLSGRTINLRVQQACDFLTWMSDKGFRAPFEIPLFNIKVKGATANNSKGHILRDVAIRAGKVRQDKRHLQMPTDKQVKDWLNSIYASAGQTIGLMCETVLCTGLRREEVSCFRIDTLPLDPDDWHVNRLDAPISEQAVRIKIKFGTKGPSYGVDHEDKIGPARSIWIPKTIADRMHIYRAKRRLQALRILLRQGQTASEQRALRDASVHLFLNESTGSRITGKNLYRAWTSVPLPFKGWSPHLGRDWWACSVLWEEIKRHDHFRQTNPNVLASVLSSAAVDIIRLRIQPQLGHSHESTTHIYLTWISDMLGVGLTTTQTLYDPNMTDD, from the coding sequence ATGGGCTTCACTGTATTTTTTGGTGCACCGGATATTACCGAACGCAAAGGGTTTGGGAAAGTTGCGCGCATCCCTTGCATTTTCGATTCAAGACCCGGTTACCATAGACTTGGGAGTCAGTATTTAATTGATCGAGGCCTTGGAGTTTGGCACCCGCACTCCAAAGTTTCCTCTTACCCTTCAGGAAGGCCAAACGAAACAACACTGAAGAATTATGCATTTTGGCTGGTAAATTTTCTTGAATGGACTGACGTACGAGGCATTGATATTGACACCTGTAAATATCATGATCATGTTCACGGTCGATATCAAAGCGAGATGCTTACAGGCACTTGGTCGAGAGACAATCGCCGACTGAGCGGACGCACCATAAATCTTAGAGTACAGCAAGCATGTGATTTCCTCACGTGGATGAGTGACAAGGGATTCCGCGCACCGTTCGAAATACCACTCTTCAACATTAAAGTTAAAGGGGCAACCGCGAATAATTCCAAGGGTCACATCCTTAGGGATGTGGCAATACGTGCGGGAAAGGTCCGACAGGACAAAAGGCACCTTCAGATGCCAACAGATAAACAGGTGAAAGATTGGCTGAATTCTATCTACGCGTCCGCGGGCCAAACAATCGGATTAATGTGCGAAACAGTCCTTTGTACAGGATTACGCCGCGAAGAAGTTTCATGTTTCCGCATTGACACTCTACCGCTCGATCCAGACGACTGGCATGTGAATCGACTGGATGCACCAATAAGTGAACAAGCAGTACGCATCAAGATTAAATTTGGCACCAAAGGTCCAAGCTACGGCGTTGATCACGAAGACAAAATAGGCCCCGCGAGGTCAATTTGGATTCCAAAGACAATTGCTGATCGAATGCATATTTATAGAGCTAAACGGCGGCTGCAAGCCCTTCGCATTTTGCTTCGACAGGGACAAACTGCTTCGGAGCAACGAGCTCTTCGTGATGCTTCAGTTCACCTGTTCTTGAACGAGTCGACTGGTTCGCGCATTACTGGCAAAAATCTCTATAGGGCATGGACCAGTGTTCCCCTACCGTTTAAGGGCTGGAGCCCTCACCTTGGGCGCGATTGGTGGGCATGCTCTGTTCTTTGGGAAGAAATTAAAAGGCACGATCACTTTCGCCAGACGAATCCTAACGTTTTGGCGTCAGTGCTTAGTTCTGCAGCCGTGGACATAATCCGATTACGTATTCAACCGCAACTCGGTCATTCACATGAAAGCACCACGCATATCTATCTAACTTGGATAAGCGACATGCTGGGCGTCGGTCTAACTACTACCCAAACCCTCTACGACCCAAATATGACCGATGACTAA